From a single Collimonas pratensis genomic region:
- the icmH gene encoding type IVB secretion system protein IcmH/DotU has translation MNRTSAPSLLGDMASGQGQYAAPDSSSSANSLLDLMYDGFYALFLLKNRCSPVDEAGFTAKMQRFLSDFERRAKKLDVSPEDVHAAKYAFCAAVDENILHSQFNIRESWARRPLQLILFGDQLAGEHFFTRLEDLRAKGALHLQALEVFHMCLLLGFQGKYIIEGPEKLNYLTARLGDEIARMKGKSAGFAPHWERPDQISHKLRNEVPLWALCSVFALIGLGGYFGLNTMLSRATASSIAGYSDIVKLAPRAANLTITLP, from the coding sequence ATGAACAGAACTTCAGCCCCATCCTTGCTTGGCGACATGGCTTCCGGCCAAGGCCAATATGCCGCGCCCGACAGCAGCAGTTCAGCCAATTCGCTGCTGGACCTGATGTACGACGGGTTCTACGCCTTGTTCCTGCTGAAGAACCGTTGTTCGCCGGTCGACGAAGCCGGCTTCACGGCGAAGATGCAGCGCTTCCTGAGTGACTTTGAACGCCGCGCCAAGAAGCTGGATGTCTCGCCGGAAGACGTGCACGCGGCCAAATATGCGTTTTGCGCGGCGGTCGATGAAAACATCCTGCATTCGCAATTCAATATCCGCGAATCGTGGGCGCGGCGGCCGCTGCAGCTGATCCTGTTCGGCGACCAGTTGGCCGGCGAACACTTCTTCACGCGCCTGGAAGACCTGCGCGCCAAAGGCGCATTGCACCTGCAGGCGCTGGAAGTTTTCCATATGTGCCTGCTGCTCGGTTTCCAGGGCAAGTACATCATCGAAGGCCCGGAAAAACTGAACTACCTGACCGCACGCCTGGGCGACGAAATCGCCCGCATGAAAGGCAAGAGCGCCGGCTTCGCGCCGCACTGGGAGCGGCCCGACCAGATCAGCCACAAGCTGCGCAACGAAGTGCCGCTGTGGGCTCTGTGCTCGGTGTTTGCGCTGATCGGACTGGGTGGCTATTTCGGTCTGAACACCATGCTGTCGCGTGCCACCGCGTCCAGCATCGCCGGCTACAGCGATATCGTCAAACTGGCGCCGCGGGCGGCGAACCTGACCATTACCTTGCCTTGA
- the tssB gene encoding type VI secretion system contractile sheath small subunit, whose amino-acid sequence MAKKESTQKRLQKVRPPRVQMTYDVEIGDAIEQKELPFVMGVVGDFSGKSDVAQAKLKDRKFVNIDNDNFDEVMKGVEPKATFRVPNHLTDAGGEFGVELKFKSIDDFRPEAVVQQIEPLKQLLEARTKLADLRNKLAGNDKLEDILNDVLNSTEKLAALSKQTKKQGD is encoded by the coding sequence ATGGCCAAAAAAGAGAGTACTCAAAAACGTTTGCAGAAAGTCCGTCCACCACGGGTGCAAATGACTTACGACGTTGAAATCGGCGACGCCATCGAACAAAAGGAACTGCCTTTCGTGATGGGCGTGGTTGGCGACTTCAGCGGCAAATCGGATGTGGCCCAGGCCAAGCTGAAGGACCGCAAGTTCGTCAACATCGACAACGACAACTTCGATGAAGTCATGAAGGGCGTCGAACCGAAAGCCACCTTCCGCGTACCGAATCATCTGACTGATGCCGGCGGCGAATTCGGCGTCGAGCTAAAGTTCAAGTCTATCGACGATTTCCGTCCGGAAGCCGTAGTGCAGCAGATCGAACCGCTCAAACAGTTGCTGGAAGCCCGCACCAAGCTGGCGGATCTGCGCAACAAGCTGGCCGGCAACGACAAGCTGGAAGACATCCTGAACGATGTGCTGAACAGTACCGAGAAGCTGGCGGCGTTGAGCAAGCAAACCAAAAAGCAAGGAGACTGA
- a CDS encoding mechanosensitive ion channel family protein produces the protein MPDIFTDLLNDLLTNLAAPGLALQVGLLLLCIALGWVLARLLRRTFTLSAVQPPAMQIGLGSFVKVLTPILTFLLLLLVKLALQKWHQPVNILRLMVPLVASLALMRFVFYVLRRIFARNSGVGTFLLLFEKSFGALVWIGLLLYITGWWPDLFDYLDSTVLPIGRYKVSLLAIIQALVSVLVTLVIALWAGATIEERLMRVNTMHSSIRTVVARMARAFLILIAILLSLSLVGIDLTVLSVFGGALGVALGLGLQKIASSYVSGFVILLERSLAIGDMVGVSTFYGKVVQINSRYTVLQGLDGIDTVIPNEIFMINSVQNYSLTNRILRLATQVTIVYQDDVESILTMLEQAALEVERVSHEVLPQALLMKIGPDGLELELGFWITDPENGRLNVLSDVNRAIWRVLQTQQIKVAHVKREIKVYEDELYKSNFHSDTQQDLQLDRPVEAPKPKNG, from the coding sequence ATGCCAGATATTTTCACGGACCTGCTCAACGATTTGCTGACCAACCTGGCCGCGCCCGGACTGGCGCTGCAAGTCGGTTTGCTGTTGCTCTGCATCGCCTTGGGTTGGGTGCTGGCGCGCTTGCTGCGCCGCACTTTCACGCTCAGCGCCGTGCAGCCGCCGGCGATGCAGATCGGCCTGGGGAGCTTCGTCAAGGTGCTGACGCCGATCCTGACTTTCCTGCTGCTGTTGCTGGTCAAGCTGGCTTTGCAGAAGTGGCACCAGCCGGTGAATATCCTGCGCCTGATGGTGCCGCTGGTAGCTTCGCTGGCGCTGATGCGCTTCGTGTTTTACGTCTTGCGCCGGATTTTTGCGCGCAACAGCGGCGTCGGCACGTTCCTGCTGCTGTTTGAAAAGAGTTTCGGCGCGCTGGTCTGGATCGGCCTGCTGCTGTACATCACCGGCTGGTGGCCGGACCTGTTCGATTACCTCGACAGCACGGTGCTGCCGATCGGCCGCTACAAGGTGTCGCTGCTGGCGATCATCCAGGCGCTGGTGTCGGTGCTGGTGACCCTGGTGATCGCGCTGTGGGCTGGCGCTACCATCGAAGAGCGCTTGATGCGGGTCAACACCATGCATTCCTCGATCCGCACGGTGGTGGCGCGCATGGCGCGGGCGTTCCTGATCCTGATCGCGATATTGCTTAGCCTGTCGCTGGTGGGCATCGACCTGACCGTGCTGTCGGTGTTCGGCGGCGCACTTGGTGTGGCGCTGGGGCTTGGTTTACAGAAAATCGCCAGCAGTTATGTATCGGGCTTCGTGATCTTATTGGAACGCAGCCTGGCGATCGGCGACATGGTCGGCGTCAGTACTTTCTACGGCAAGGTGGTGCAGATCAATAGCCGTTACACGGTGCTGCAGGGCCTGGACGGCATCGATACGGTGATCCCGAACGAGATCTTCATGATCAATTCGGTGCAGAACTACTCGCTGACCAACCGCATCCTGCGGCTGGCGACGCAAGTGACGATCGTCTACCAGGATGATGTCGAAAGCATATTGACCATGCTGGAGCAGGCGGCGCTGGAGGTGGAGCGCGTCTCCCATGAAGTGCTGCCGCAAGCCTTGCTGATGAAGATCGGTCCGGATGGGCTAGAGCTAGAGCTCGGATTTTGGATCACCGATCCAGAGAACGGACGCCTGAATGTGTTGTCAGATGTTAACCGCGCCATTTGGCGTGTGTTGCAGACTCAGCAGATCAAAGTTGCTCATGTGAAACGTGAGATCAAGGTCTACGAGGATGAATTGTATAAAAGTAATTTTCACTCAGATACACAACAGGATTTGCAATTAGATCGCCCGGTTGAAGCGCCAAAACCTAAAAACGGCTGA
- the purN gene encoding phosphoribosylglycinamide formyltransferase: MRAMRSIVILISGRGSNMQAIVRAAQAEQWPARIVAVISNRADAEGLKFAAAQGIPTVVVANKDYPDREQFDAALRVAIDSFAPDLVVLAGFMRILTAPLVEHYAGRMLNVHPSLLPSFTGMATHRQALAAGVKLHGATVHFVTPTLDHGPIVAQVAVPVLEGDTEQSLEQRVLVEEHQLYPRAVRWFVEDRLAIEDGRVRVGVQPA; encoded by the coding sequence ATGCGCGCCATGAGAAGCATTGTTATCCTGATTTCCGGGCGTGGCAGCAATATGCAAGCCATCGTCCGCGCCGCTCAAGCCGAACAATGGCCTGCCCGCATCGTTGCCGTTATCAGCAACCGCGCAGATGCCGAAGGTTTGAAATTTGCTGCCGCCCAAGGAATTCCAACGGTGGTGGTAGCGAATAAAGACTATCCTGATCGTGAACAGTTCGACGCCGCCTTACGCGTCGCGATTGACAGCTTTGCGCCGGATCTGGTGGTGCTGGCCGGTTTCATGCGCATCCTGACGGCGCCGCTGGTGGAACATTATGCCGGCCGCATGCTGAACGTCCATCCTTCGCTGCTGCCGAGCTTTACCGGTATGGCGACGCATCGGCAAGCGCTGGCGGCTGGCGTCAAGCTGCATGGCGCGACCGTGCATTTCGTCACGCCGACGCTGGACCATGGTCCGATCGTGGCGCAGGTTGCCGTACCGGTGCTGGAAGGGGATACCGAGCAGTCGCTGGAGCAGCGCGTGCTGGTCGAAGAACATCAGCTCTACCCGCGCGCGGTGCGCTGGTTCGTCGAAGACCGCCTGGCGATCGAAGACGGCCGGGTACGTGTCGGCGTCCAGCCAGCCTAG
- a CDS encoding tetratricopeptide repeat protein, with amino-acid sequence MSQWKSKFIYGMALTCLVSACATTPPPAVDPAAKLDAIVAEADAAQKAGQTDKAVKLLKDATSAFPADKGPWIRLAQIRFDAENYGDAISYALEGLNRDPKDKVANSIVAVGGLRLSTKALNDLRTQNDLNGNVRNEAQGLAKILRESLGETVLVPARPKAVVRPAVPKKGAVAAKPGTTPEPSGDGANPFGSLQ; translated from the coding sequence ATGAGTCAATGGAAGAGTAAATTTATCTACGGCATGGCATTGACATGTCTCGTAAGCGCCTGCGCAACCACCCCGCCGCCGGCAGTAGACCCGGCTGCCAAGCTGGACGCCATCGTGGCGGAAGCAGACGCCGCCCAGAAAGCCGGTCAGACCGACAAGGCCGTCAAATTGCTGAAAGACGCGACCAGCGCATTTCCGGCAGACAAAGGCCCATGGATACGCCTGGCGCAAATCCGCTTCGATGCAGAAAATTATGGCGATGCCATTTCCTATGCGCTGGAAGGCTTGAACCGCGATCCGAAAGACAAGGTCGCCAACAGTATCGTCGCCGTGGGCGGCCTGAGATTATCGACCAAGGCCCTGAACGATCTGCGCACACAAAACGATTTGAACGGCAATGTCCGTAACGAAGCACAAGGCTTGGCGAAGATCCTGCGCGAAAGCCTGGGCGAAACAGTGCTGGTGCCGGCCCGTCCCAAGGCTGTAGTGCGCCCTGCCGTTCCCAAGAAGGGTGCCGTGGCGGCGAAACCTGGCACCACGCCTGAACCTAGCGGCGACGGCGCCAATCCATTCGGATCGTTGCAGTAA
- the tssK gene encoding type VI secretion system baseplate subunit TssK produces the protein MNRTSKILWGEGLFLRPQHFQQQDRYHENRLHETTNALHPYAWGVLSVQLDRDALANNTLRLSELSLIFQDGEIYKAPEADDLPEVVDLTNIPHAQQTITYYAALPYMKGFGGNFSPLGQTSNATRYAQNNAATADLFTQAAEAELTYLKKSVRLVPEMEPRDSLISFPLIKLRRISTGGFEPDPTFVAPSLTIRSAPALYIQLRRLMDALQAKVSALYGHHREPSKNVIEFRSGDISSFWLLHTASSAFASLTHYFHNPAFHPERLYEQLLSLAGALMTFSKSYALSDLPVYQHQDPGPCFAKLDTIIRELLDTVISSRYFSIALSENKPSHHHGMLDSGKIDDKTAFYLAVNASMPAIELVDIVPLRFKIGAPDDVDKFVLSAMPGVKLSHSPQVPAALPVRPDTYYFALENKGALYDRMLQAQSISIYVPSGINDLKLELLAVTS, from the coding sequence GTGAATCGAACATCGAAAATCTTATGGGGCGAGGGCTTGTTCCTGCGGCCCCAGCATTTCCAGCAGCAGGACCGGTATCATGAGAATCGCCTGCATGAAACCACCAACGCCTTGCATCCGTATGCGTGGGGAGTGCTGTCGGTGCAGCTGGATCGCGATGCGCTGGCCAACAACACCTTGCGGCTGTCTGAACTGTCGCTGATTTTCCAAGACGGTGAAATCTACAAGGCGCCTGAAGCGGATGACCTGCCGGAAGTGGTCGACCTGACTAACATTCCGCACGCGCAGCAGACCATTACCTATTACGCTGCGCTGCCATACATGAAAGGTTTCGGCGGTAATTTCTCGCCGCTCGGCCAGACCAGCAATGCCACTCGCTATGCGCAGAACAACGCCGCCACGGCCGATCTGTTCACGCAAGCGGCGGAAGCCGAACTGACCTATCTGAAGAAATCGGTGCGGCTGGTGCCGGAGATGGAGCCGCGCGACTCCCTCATCAGTTTCCCGCTGATCAAGCTGCGCCGCATCTCCACCGGCGGCTTCGAGCCGGACCCGACTTTCGTGGCGCCCAGCCTGACCATCCGCAGTGCGCCAGCTCTCTATATACAGCTGCGGCGCCTGATGGATGCGCTGCAGGCCAAGGTCAGCGCCTTGTACGGCCATCATCGCGAACCCAGCAAGAACGTGATCGAATTCCGCTCCGGCGATATTTCGTCATTCTGGCTGCTGCATACCGCCAGTTCGGCGTTTGCTTCGCTGACGCATTATTTCCATAATCCGGCATTTCATCCGGAACGCCTGTACGAGCAGCTGCTGAGCCTGGCCGGCGCGCTGATGACGTTCTCGAAGAGCTACGCGCTGTCCGACCTGCCGGTCTACCAGCACCAGGATCCGGGTCCTTGTTTCGCCAAGCTCGACACCATCATCCGCGAGCTGCTGGACACTGTGATTTCGTCGCGCTATTTCTCCATCGCGCTGTCCGAAAACAAGCCGTCGCACCATCACGGCATGCTCGATTCCGGCAAGATCGACGACAAGACCGCGTTCTACCTGGCGGTCAACGCCAGCATGCCGGCCATTGAACTGGTCGACATCGTGCCGCTGCGTTTCAAGATAGGCGCACCTGACGACGTCGATAAATTCGTGCTGTCGGCGATGCCTGGCGTCAAACTGTCGCATTCGCCGCAAGTCCCGGCGGCGCTGCCAGTGCGGCCGGACACCTATTACTTTGCGCTGGAAAACAAGGGCGCCCTGTACGACCGCATGCTGCAGGCGCAATCGATTTCGATCTATGTACCATCCGGCATCAACGACCTTAAACTTGAGCTCTTAGCGGTTACATCATGA
- a CDS encoding barstar family protein → MNQLTQQQPIIALAEGKMSLFKTVPPNVVQSIRAFRVTDLQAEAQRLGQHFLYAYCAEATTKQQVLAKIANAFHFPKHFGKNFDALADCLTDLAHKAGPQPGFIVVIEQLPNTQKFDKEARETLLDVFRDSADFWADKKVAFRVFYSFQ, encoded by the coding sequence GTGAACCAACTAACACAACAGCAACCCATCATTGCTCTAGCTGAGGGAAAAATGAGCTTGTTTAAAACCGTGCCGCCAAATGTAGTGCAGTCTATCCGCGCCTTCCGTGTGACCGACCTGCAGGCGGAAGCTCAGCGCCTGGGGCAGCATTTCCTGTATGCGTACTGCGCTGAAGCGACCACTAAACAGCAAGTCCTGGCCAAAATCGCCAACGCCTTCCATTTTCCCAAGCATTTCGGTAAGAATTTCGACGCTTTAGCCGATTGCCTGACCGACCTGGCGCATAAGGCCGGTCCGCAGCCCGGTTTTATTGTTGTCATCGAACAACTGCCAAATACCCAGAAATTCGACAAGGAAGCGCGCGAAACCCTGCTCGACGTCTTCCGCGACAGCGCTGATTTCTGGGCAGACAAGAAAGTTGCCTTTCGCGTCTTTTATTCATTCCAATAA
- a CDS encoding RsmB/NOP family class I SAM-dependent RNA methyltransferase, translated as MRLPPAIIGHTEEVLREILRFTGPADGTLSHYFREHPKLGSRERGVVAEAVYGLLRNKSIYTSFAESGNGPTMRRMTLLGLADAVGVDSLGGLSEEETEWLTRVGEIDRTLMPALMRSNLPQWLFDKLVARDGEAATLELAFAMNQPAPLDLRVNTIKSNREDVSAALAEAPILCEPTPYAPLGLRVIKKPALQNLPLFKSGAIEVQDEGSQLLAQIVGAKRGEMVVDFCAGAGGKTLALGATMRNTGRLYAFDISEKRLAKLKPRMARSGLSNIHPVLIAHENDGKVKRLAGKIDRVLVDAPCSGLGTLRRNPDVKWRQTPEAIVEMNAKQIAILSSAARLVKSGGRLVYGTCSLLDEENEAIAAQFLASHEDFSLLPMKDVLAEQKIDLEMGDYLKLLPHRHQTDGFFAAVFVRK; from the coding sequence ATGAGATTGCCTCCCGCGATCATCGGTCACACCGAAGAAGTCCTGCGCGAAATTTTACGTTTTACCGGCCCGGCCGACGGCACCTTGTCGCACTATTTCCGCGAGCATCCGAAGCTGGGTTCGCGCGAACGCGGCGTGGTCGCTGAAGCGGTGTATGGCTTGCTGCGCAACAAATCGATCTATACCAGCTTTGCGGAATCGGGCAACGGCCCGACCATGCGCCGCATGACGCTGCTGGGCCTGGCCGATGCGGTTGGCGTCGATTCGTTGGGCGGTTTGTCGGAAGAAGAAACTGAATGGCTGACGCGCGTCGGCGAAATCGACCGCACGCTGATGCCGGCGCTGATGCGTTCCAACTTGCCGCAATGGCTGTTCGACAAGCTGGTTGCGCGCGACGGTGAAGCCGCCACGCTGGAACTGGCGTTTGCCATGAACCAGCCGGCGCCGCTCGACCTGCGCGTCAATACGATCAAGTCGAACCGGGAAGACGTCAGCGCTGCGCTGGCGGAAGCGCCTATCCTGTGCGAGCCGACCCCTTATGCGCCGCTGGGTTTGCGCGTGATCAAGAAGCCGGCGCTGCAGAACCTGCCGCTGTTCAAGAGCGGCGCGATTGAAGTGCAGGATGAAGGCAGCCAGCTGCTGGCGCAGATCGTCGGCGCCAAGCGCGGCGAAATGGTGGTCGATTTCTGCGCCGGCGCCGGCGGCAAGACGCTGGCCCTGGGCGCTACCATGCGCAATACCGGCCGCCTGTACGCTTTCGACATTTCCGAAAAGCGCCTGGCGAAGCTGAAGCCGCGCATGGCGCGCAGCGGCCTGTCCAACATCCATCCGGTCCTGATCGCGCATGAGAACGACGGCAAGGTCAAGCGCCTGGCCGGCAAGATCGACCGCGTGCTGGTCGATGCGCCGTGTAGCGGCCTCGGCACCCTGCGCCGTAATCCTGACGTTAAATGGCGCCAGACGCCGGAAGCGATTGTCGAGATGAACGCCAAGCAGATCGCGATCCTGTCGAGCGCGGCGCGGCTGGTGAAATCCGGCGGTCGCCTGGTGTACGGCACCTGCAGCCTGCTGGATGAGGAAAACGAAGCGATTGCCGCGCAATTCCTGGCCAGCCATGAAGATTTCTCGCTGCTGCCCATGAAGGACGTGCTGGCCGAACAGAAAATCGACCTGGAAATGGGCGACTACCTCAAGCTGCTGCCGCACCGGCATCAAACCGACGGTTTCTTTGCCGCGGTGTTCGTGCGCAAGTAA
- a CDS encoding patatin-like phospholipase family protein — translation METKQKTGLILTGGGARAAYQIGVMDAVASILREHGWAPEQNPFNIICGTSAGAINATALACRVDNFGLGVQKLKDVWEHFTVEQVYRADSLGVLRSGARWLSLLSFGWLLRKWHAHPPNSLLDNTPLITLLHRLLDLDRLDKALADGSLDALAITASSYSGGQHITFYQSAIEIQGWTRSQRHAVRDQIGVGHLLASSAIPFIFPAIPIFCEGRRQFFGDGSMRQLAPISPAIHLGASKVMVVGAGRRQEAPTDSPTFARYPSLAQIASHALSSIFLDGLAVDIERLERINHTLSFLTEEQRERTPLKPVEMLIISPSEQIDDIATKHFGSLPVPIRTLLGGLGAKDVQGGGLASYLLFESGYTRELIRMGQKDTLARRDEVAAFFGPAASTVTAVGERAA, via the coding sequence ATGGAGACAAAACAAAAAACCGGCCTCATCCTCACCGGCGGCGGCGCCCGCGCTGCTTACCAGATCGGCGTGATGGACGCGGTAGCGTCGATCTTGCGCGAGCATGGCTGGGCGCCGGAGCAGAATCCTTTCAACATCATCTGCGGCACTTCTGCCGGCGCGATCAACGCGACGGCGCTGGCTTGCCGGGTCGACAACTTCGGCCTCGGTGTGCAAAAGCTGAAGGATGTCTGGGAGCACTTCACGGTGGAGCAGGTGTACCGCGCCGACTCGCTGGGCGTGCTGCGTTCCGGTGCGCGCTGGCTGTCGCTGCTGTCGTTCGGCTGGCTGCTACGCAAGTGGCATGCCCATCCGCCCAATTCCCTGCTCGACAATACGCCTCTGATCACCTTGCTGCACCGCTTGCTGGACCTCGACCGGCTCGACAAGGCGCTGGCCGACGGCAGCCTGGATGCCCTGGCAATCACGGCATCTTCATATAGCGGTGGCCAGCATATTACGTTTTACCAGAGCGCCATCGAGATCCAGGGCTGGACCCGCAGTCAGCGCCACGCAGTGCGTGACCAGATCGGCGTCGGTCATCTGCTGGCGTCATCGGCGATTCCCTTCATCTTTCCGGCGATCCCGATCTTTTGCGAAGGCCGCCGCCAGTTTTTCGGCGACGGCTCGATGCGGCAGCTGGCGCCGATTTCTCCTGCGATTCATCTCGGCGCCAGCAAAGTGATGGTGGTCGGCGCCGGCCGCCGCCAGGAAGCGCCGACCGATTCTCCTACCTTTGCCCGCTATCCGAGCCTGGCGCAGATCGCCAGCCATGCGCTGTCCAGCATTTTCCTGGACGGACTGGCGGTCGATATCGAACGGCTGGAGCGCATCAATCACACACTTTCCTTCCTGACCGAGGAGCAGCGTGAGCGTACGCCACTGAAGCCGGTGGAAATGCTGATCATTTCACCTTCGGAACAAATCGACGATATCGCTACCAAGCATTTCGGCAGCCTGCCAGTGCCGATCCGTACCTTGTTGGGCGGCCTTGGCGCCAAAGACGTGCAGGGCGGGGGGCTGGCCTCCTACCTGCTGTTCGAGTCCGGCTATACCCGCGAGCTGATCCGCATGGGCCAGAAAGATACCTTGGCGCGGCGCGATGAGGTGGCGGCATTTTTCGGGCCGGCCGCCAGCACTGTCACCGCAGTTGGGGAGCGCGCCGCCTAA
- a CDS encoding fatty acid desaturase — protein MFNAILDFLSNGVTGASAWQVVVFTLVVTHITIAAVTIYLHRCQAHRALDLHAIPSHFFRFWLWLTTGMVTKEWASIHRKHHAKCDTEEDPHSPVTRGIKKVFWEGAELYRAESKNLETMEKFGHGTPDDWIERNLYTKHSAYGIVAMLFIDLLLFGVVGLSVWAVQMVWIPITAAGIINGIGHYWGYRNYDCNDAATNIIPFGIIIGGEELHNNHHTFGTSAKLSSKWYEFDIGWMYIRILEICGLAKVKKIAPAPKFNHAKLVPDLDTLQSVIANRYDVMAKYAKSLKNAWHEERGQLTDKAKQGAVFLKSSKKLLQREPTKLEAPQKQQLTELFLHSKALQTMHEMRVELGAIWERSHFTRDQLLHQLQDWCARAEASGIKSLQDFSLRLRSYS, from the coding sequence GTGTTCAATGCAATTCTCGATTTCTTATCGAATGGCGTAACAGGTGCTAGCGCCTGGCAGGTGGTCGTGTTCACGCTGGTCGTGACGCACATTACGATCGCCGCCGTGACTATCTACCTGCATCGTTGCCAGGCACACCGTGCCCTGGATCTGCACGCGATCCCGAGTCATTTTTTCCGTTTCTGGCTGTGGCTGACGACTGGCATGGTGACCAAGGAGTGGGCATCCATCCATCGCAAGCACCACGCCAAGTGCGATACCGAAGAGGACCCGCACAGCCCGGTCACCCGCGGCATCAAGAAAGTGTTCTGGGAAGGCGCCGAACTGTACCGCGCTGAATCGAAGAACCTGGAAACCATGGAAAAATTCGGCCATGGCACACCGGACGACTGGATCGAAAGAAACCTGTATACCAAGCACAGCGCTTACGGCATCGTCGCCATGCTGTTCATCGACCTGCTGCTGTTCGGCGTGGTCGGCCTGAGCGTGTGGGCAGTGCAGATGGTCTGGATCCCGATCACCGCCGCCGGCATCATCAACGGCATCGGCCACTACTGGGGCTACCGCAACTACGATTGCAATGACGCTGCCACCAACATCATTCCGTTCGGCATCATCATCGGCGGCGAAGAGCTGCATAACAACCATCATACATTCGGCACCTCGGCCAAGCTGTCGTCGAAGTGGTACGAGTTCGACATCGGCTGGATGTATATCCGGATCCTGGAAATCTGCGGCCTGGCCAAGGTCAAGAAGATTGCGCCGGCGCCGAAGTTCAACCACGCCAAGCTGGTACCTGACCTGGATACCCTGCAATCGGTGATCGCCAACCGTTACGACGTCATGGCCAAGTACGCCAAGTCGTTGAAGAATGCCTGGCATGAAGAGCGCGGTCAGCTGACAGACAAGGCCAAGCAGGGCGCGGTTTTCCTGAAGTCCTCGAAGAAATTGCTGCAGCGCGAACCGACCAAACTGGAAGCGCCGCAAAAGCAGCAGTTGACGGAGCTGTTCCTGCATAGCAAAGCATTGCAAACCATGCACGAAATGCGGGTTGAGCTGGGCGCCATCTGGGAACGTTCGCATTTCACGCGCGATCAGTTGCTGCATCAATTGCAGGACTGGTGCGCACGTGCCGAAGCGTCCGGCATCAAGTCGCTGCAGGATTTCTCGCTGCGCCTGCGTAGCTACTCTTGA
- the tssJ gene encoding type VI secretion system lipoprotein TssJ, protein MRPLYLLASLAAVLSLAGCAAGAVSAVGSIASSVLQMSGITKPEIPDAQKPPRTIAIKLHAGTNLNADSGGAPLALVARVYKLRQNGAFQQATYDTFTNPQKEKDVLGADLIEVKEITLVPGQRYEVSEKVSREAGFIGIVALFRKPAAQRWKLTFPAEQAEKSGITLGVHACALTVGTGITVAEDVGASKFLTPAPCG, encoded by the coding sequence ATGCGACCACTTTATCTCTTGGCCTCGCTGGCCGCGGTACTAAGCCTGGCCGGCTGCGCCGCCGGCGCCGTCTCGGCGGTCGGCTCGATTGCCAGCTCGGTATTGCAGATGTCCGGCATCACCAAACCTGAAATCCCTGACGCCCAAAAGCCCCCCAGAACCATCGCCATCAAGCTGCACGCCGGCACCAATCTGAACGCCGACAGCGGCGGCGCGCCGCTTGCTCTGGTAGCCAGAGTATATAAGTTAAGACAAAATGGTGCATTCCAACAGGCAACTTACGATACATTTACTAACCCGCAGAAAGAAAAGGATGTGCTAGGGGCAGATTTGATCGAAGTTAAGGAAATCACTCTGGTGCCTGGACAACGCTATGAAGTCAGCGAAAAAGTTAGCCGAGAGGCCGGTTTCATCGGCATCGTCGCCTTGTTCCGGAAACCGGCGGCGCAGCGCTGGAAACTGACGTTTCCGGCGGAACAGGCTGAGAAATCCGGTATAACCCTGGGTGTGCATGCATGCGCATTGACGGTCGGCACTGGCATTACGGTAGCGGAAGACGTTGGCGCCAGCAAGTTTTTAACCCCGGCCCCATGCGGTTAG
- a CDS encoding ribonuclease, translating into MLRNGILLLLGLLLSFQVFARESLPQDMVALDQLPPEAQTALVLIKQGGPFPYAKDGAIFGNYEGALPKQRRGYYHEYTVKTPRARNRGARRIIAGGNPQSSGEYYYTDNHYQTFRRIQE; encoded by the coding sequence ATGTTGCGCAACGGCATATTGTTGCTGCTCGGTTTGCTGCTGTCTTTTCAGGTTTTTGCCCGTGAATCCTTGCCGCAAGACATGGTGGCGCTGGATCAGTTGCCGCCGGAAGCACAGACGGCATTGGTGCTGATCAAGCAGGGCGGTCCGTTTCCTTATGCCAAGGATGGCGCCATATTCGGCAATTACGAAGGCGCATTGCCGAAGCAGCGGCGCGGTTATTATCATGAATATACGGTAAAGACGCCGCGTGCCCGCAATCGGGGCGCGCGCCGGATCATTGCGGGAGGCAATCCGCAGTCTTCCGGAGAATATTATTACACTGATAATCATTATCAAACCTTCAGACGCATCCAGGAGTGA